Proteins encoded within one genomic window of Calonectris borealis chromosome 1, bCalBor7.hap1.2, whole genome shotgun sequence:
- the ZNF654 gene encoding zinc finger protein 654 isoform X5: protein MGTCIVYVCPEKGGHDCPHRTDEEVQPKTIVFVSRVTNFGMESDFADSCQMLHLQTSYFSGNLQMDLIFIWSKLQLKSNPSKQVFVDQCYQLLRIATNIRVIFPFMKVIKDEVGEDGLQICVEICGCALQLDLREDPNMKSLIYKAIAHFLPNDLEILRICALSIFFLERTLESYYTVEHLYKCADEEYNECTSSVQNRVRFELLPILKKGLFFDPEFWNFLMIKQNCLALLGDKAFVGLSESTLENSTANTEKITEYRALSEERACLTDVSNGELDPEDLSEAQSKGNAKKNHEALEASKMLDQTVPRHRCVICNKEFLGGHIVRHAQAHQKKGSFSCVLCTRKFRQRGLMLKHLKNHVRKIERQHLAAVLEAGQQASAPNELECSDVSLSLENGNSDGSKDNEPETAIAPSADQVVQVEEENAEQIFDAVENHLSDQDDATENSSDSYFNNVPDALSTESLPEDDESSSKESPILHKVNGAFCPQKDIDAMDEEGSFKCPANGCARVFKKIRFLNKHARKAHPTDLKVQQHIMKWNKGKCRFCQRKFADSQHFIDHLKRHVYPNVYFCLHFNCNQRFKLSTELAEHTKSHSVFKAQCNFAECCELFEELPLLYEHEAQHYLNKTPECSEDASERDSSDDPSELCSYQDDDEAINEKETETEKDLPIPTWKSRKDSTEPKTYIQSVEKKANNVIHNGNESSSEGSATVLSSIDQKTPVLQPNSENCNVVSDQLVNGHSDLDQTSSKSSEIPLDRVADETRTENGSVLPVLQNCHDIPQSNAAASQLPSKPNQTTENTSYGVILTKPYVRPLPPSYLDERYISMPKRRKILTDKVDAHSEQDNFCSKSTERFRCGNCLTIYCNSEALEAHLAQKKCQTLFGFDSDDESA from the exons GGACCTGATCTTCATCTGGAGTAAACTGCAGCTTAAATCTAACCCATCAAAACAAGTATTTGTTGACCAATGCTACCAGCTTTTACGAATTGCTACAAATATCAGAGTAATTTTCCCTTTCATGAAGGTCATTAAGGATGAA gtTGGTGAAGATGGTCTTCAGATATGTGTTGAGATATGTGGATGTGCCCTACAGTTGGACCTCCGTGAAGATCCCAACATGAAAAGTCTTATTTATAAAGCAATTGCTCATTTTCTGCCAAATGACTTGGAGATCCTCAGAATTTGTGCTCTTTCAATCTTTTTTCTTGAGCGCACCTTGGAATCTTACTACACTGTTGAACATTTATATAAATGTGCAGATGAAGAATACAATGAGTGCACTAGTTCTGTTCAAAACCGTGTACGTTTTGAATTGCTTCCAATTTtgaaaaaaggtttgttttttgATCCTGAGTTTTGGAATTTCTTAATGATCAAGCAGAATTGTTTAGCATTGTTGGGGGATAAAGCCTTCGTTGGCTTAAGTGAAAGTACACTGGAAAACTCTACTGCAAATACAGAGAAGATAACAGAGTATAGGGCTCTGAGTGAGGAACGTGCCTGTTTAACTGATGTAAGCAATGGGGAGCTTGACCCTGAAGACCTCTCTGAAGCCCAGTCCAAAGGTAATGCCAAAAAGAACCATGAAGCTCTTGAGGCATCGAAAATGTTAGATCAAACTGTACCAAGGCACCGCTGTGTGATATGCAACAAGGAATTTCTTGGTGGTCACATTGTGAGACATGCACAAGCTCACCAAAAAAAGGGCAGTTTTTCCTGTGTACTTTGCACCAGAAAGTTCAGGCAAAGAGGACTTATGCTGAAGCACTTAAAGAACCATGTCAGGAAGATAGAAAGGCAACATCTTGCTGCAGTTCTTGAGGCTGGTCAGCAAGCTTCTGCTCCTAATGAACTAGAATGTTCTGATGTTTCTCTGTCTCTTGAAAACGGGAATTCTGATGGTTCCAAAGATAATGAACCAGAGACTGCAATAGCTCCAAGTGCTGACCAAGTGGTCCAAGTGGAGGAGGAGAATGCAGAACAGATATTTGATGCAGTGGAAAACCATCTAAGTGACCAGGATGATGCTACTGAAAATAGTAGTGACAGCTATTTTAATAATGTTCCTGATGCTTTAAGTACAGAAAGTTTGCCCGAAGATGATGAGAGCTCCAGTAAAGAGTCACCTATTCTGCATAAAGTGAATGGAGCTTTTTGTCCTCAAAAAGACATTGATGCTATGGATGAGGAAGGAAGCTTTAAGTGCCCTGCTAATGGTTGTGCTAGAGTGTTTAAAAAGATAAGATTCCTCAATAAACACGCAAGAAAAGCTCATCCAACTGATTTGAAGGTGCAGCAACATATAATGAAATGGAATAAAGGAAAATGCCGGTTCTGCCAGAGAAAATTTGCTGATTCTCAACATTTTATAGACCACCTCAAGAGACATGTGTATCCAAATGTTTACTTTTGTTTACACTTTAATTGTAATCAGAGATTTAAGCTGTCAACTGAGCTtgcagaacatacaaaaagtcaTAGTGTTTTTAAAGCTCAATGCAATTTTGCAGAGTGCTGTGAGCTATTTGAGGAGCTCCCTTTGCTGTATGAACATGAGGCTcagcattatttaaataaaacaccaGAATGTTCAGAAGATGCCAGTGAAAGAGATTCTTCAGATGATCCTTCAGAACTTTGTAGTTACCAAGATGATGATGAAGctattaatgaaaaagaaactgaaactgaaaaagaTTTACCAATTCCAACTTGGAAGTCAAGGAAGGATTCTACAGAACCAAAGACATATATTCAAAGTGTTGAGAAGAAAGCAAATAATGTAATTCACAATGGAAATGAAAGTTCATCTGAGGGTAGCGCTACAGTTTTAAGTTCGATAGACCAAAAGACACCTGTGTTACAGCCAAATTCTGAAAACTGTAATGTTGTTAGCGACCAACTAGTCAATGGGCACAGTGACCTAGATCAGACATCATCGAAGTCATCAGAAATACCTTTGGACAGAGTGGCAGATGAAACAAGGACAGAAAATGGGTCAGTGTTACCAGTTTTACAGAATTGTCATGATATACCACAAAGTAATGCTGCTGCCTCACAATTACCTTCTAAACCAAATCAGACAACAGAGAATACTTCATATGGTGTCATCTTAACAAAACCGTATGTTAGACCGTTGCCTCCAAGTTATCTTGATGAACGATACATTAGCATGCCAAAACGTAGAAAAATTTTGACTGATAAAGTAGATGCTCATTCTGAACAAGATAATTTTTGTAGCAAATCAACAGAAAGATTTAGATGTGGCAACTGCTTGACCATCTACTGTAATTCAGAAGCACTTGAGGCTCACCTTGCACAAAAGAAGTGTCAGACGCTCTTTGGATTCGACTCAGATGATGAAA gTGCCTGA
- the ZNF654 gene encoding zinc finger protein 654 isoform X4: MAEDESDQESERLSEELEALVAPGLPAGLPALLNSQYYCRRFCQVVEDYAGRWQVPLPQLQVLQTALCCFTSACVSFPAECEHVQYVLSSLALDLIFIWSKLQLKSNPSKQVFVDQCYQLLRIATNIRVIFPFMKVIKDEVGEDGLQICVEICGCALQLDLREDPNMKSLIYKAIAHFLPNDLEILRICALSIFFLERTLESYYTVEHLYKCADEEYNECTSSVQNRVRFELLPILKKGLFFDPEFWNFLMIKQNCLALLGDKAFVGLSESTLENSTANTEKITEYRALSEERACLTDVSNGELDPEDLSEAQSKGNAKKNHEALEASKMLDQTVPRHRCVICNKEFLGGHIVRHAQAHQKKGSFSCVLCTRKFRQRGLMLKHLKNHVRKIERQHLAAVLEAGQQASAPNELECSDVSLSLENGNSDGSKDNEPETAIAPSADQVVQVEEENAEQIFDAVENHLSDQDDATENSSDSYFNNVPDALSTESLPEDDESSSKESPILHKVNGAFCPQKDIDAMDEEGSFKCPANGCARVFKKIRFLNKHARKAHPTDLKVQQHIMKWNKGKCRFCQRKFADSQHFIDHLKRHVYPNVYFCLHFNCNQRFKLSTELAEHTKSHSVFKAQCNFAECCELFEELPLLYEHEAQHYLNKTPECSEDASERDSSDDPSELCSYQDDDEAINEKETETEKDLPIPTWKSRKDSTEPKTYIQSVEKKANNVIHNGNESSSEGSATVLSSIDQKTPVLQPNSENCNVVSDQLVNGHSDLDQTSSKSSEIPLDRVADETRTENGSVLPVLQNCHDIPQSNAAASQLPSKPNQTTENTSYGVILTKPYVRPLPPSYLDERYISMPKRRKILTDKVDAHSEQDNFCSKSTERFRCGNCLTIYCNSEALEAHLAQKKCQTLFGFDSDDESA, translated from the exons GGACCTGATCTTCATCTGGAGTAAACTGCAGCTTAAATCTAACCCATCAAAACAAGTATTTGTTGACCAATGCTACCAGCTTTTACGAATTGCTACAAATATCAGAGTAATTTTCCCTTTCATGAAGGTCATTAAGGATGAA gtTGGTGAAGATGGTCTTCAGATATGTGTTGAGATATGTGGATGTGCCCTACAGTTGGACCTCCGTGAAGATCCCAACATGAAAAGTCTTATTTATAAAGCAATTGCTCATTTTCTGCCAAATGACTTGGAGATCCTCAGAATTTGTGCTCTTTCAATCTTTTTTCTTGAGCGCACCTTGGAATCTTACTACACTGTTGAACATTTATATAAATGTGCAGATGAAGAATACAATGAGTGCACTAGTTCTGTTCAAAACCGTGTACGTTTTGAATTGCTTCCAATTTtgaaaaaaggtttgttttttgATCCTGAGTTTTGGAATTTCTTAATGATCAAGCAGAATTGTTTAGCATTGTTGGGGGATAAAGCCTTCGTTGGCTTAAGTGAAAGTACACTGGAAAACTCTACTGCAAATACAGAGAAGATAACAGAGTATAGGGCTCTGAGTGAGGAACGTGCCTGTTTAACTGATGTAAGCAATGGGGAGCTTGACCCTGAAGACCTCTCTGAAGCCCAGTCCAAAGGTAATGCCAAAAAGAACCATGAAGCTCTTGAGGCATCGAAAATGTTAGATCAAACTGTACCAAGGCACCGCTGTGTGATATGCAACAAGGAATTTCTTGGTGGTCACATTGTGAGACATGCACAAGCTCACCAAAAAAAGGGCAGTTTTTCCTGTGTACTTTGCACCAGAAAGTTCAGGCAAAGAGGACTTATGCTGAAGCACTTAAAGAACCATGTCAGGAAGATAGAAAGGCAACATCTTGCTGCAGTTCTTGAGGCTGGTCAGCAAGCTTCTGCTCCTAATGAACTAGAATGTTCTGATGTTTCTCTGTCTCTTGAAAACGGGAATTCTGATGGTTCCAAAGATAATGAACCAGAGACTGCAATAGCTCCAAGTGCTGACCAAGTGGTCCAAGTGGAGGAGGAGAATGCAGAACAGATATTTGATGCAGTGGAAAACCATCTAAGTGACCAGGATGATGCTACTGAAAATAGTAGTGACAGCTATTTTAATAATGTTCCTGATGCTTTAAGTACAGAAAGTTTGCCCGAAGATGATGAGAGCTCCAGTAAAGAGTCACCTATTCTGCATAAAGTGAATGGAGCTTTTTGTCCTCAAAAAGACATTGATGCTATGGATGAGGAAGGAAGCTTTAAGTGCCCTGCTAATGGTTGTGCTAGAGTGTTTAAAAAGATAAGATTCCTCAATAAACACGCAAGAAAAGCTCATCCAACTGATTTGAAGGTGCAGCAACATATAATGAAATGGAATAAAGGAAAATGCCGGTTCTGCCAGAGAAAATTTGCTGATTCTCAACATTTTATAGACCACCTCAAGAGACATGTGTATCCAAATGTTTACTTTTGTTTACACTTTAATTGTAATCAGAGATTTAAGCTGTCAACTGAGCTtgcagaacatacaaaaagtcaTAGTGTTTTTAAAGCTCAATGCAATTTTGCAGAGTGCTGTGAGCTATTTGAGGAGCTCCCTTTGCTGTATGAACATGAGGCTcagcattatttaaataaaacaccaGAATGTTCAGAAGATGCCAGTGAAAGAGATTCTTCAGATGATCCTTCAGAACTTTGTAGTTACCAAGATGATGATGAAGctattaatgaaaaagaaactgaaactgaaaaagaTTTACCAATTCCAACTTGGAAGTCAAGGAAGGATTCTACAGAACCAAAGACATATATTCAAAGTGTTGAGAAGAAAGCAAATAATGTAATTCACAATGGAAATGAAAGTTCATCTGAGGGTAGCGCTACAGTTTTAAGTTCGATAGACCAAAAGACACCTGTGTTACAGCCAAATTCTGAAAACTGTAATGTTGTTAGCGACCAACTAGTCAATGGGCACAGTGACCTAGATCAGACATCATCGAAGTCATCAGAAATACCTTTGGACAGAGTGGCAGATGAAACAAGGACAGAAAATGGGTCAGTGTTACCAGTTTTACAGAATTGTCATGATATACCACAAAGTAATGCTGCTGCCTCACAATTACCTTCTAAACCAAATCAGACAACAGAGAATACTTCATATGGTGTCATCTTAACAAAACCGTATGTTAGACCGTTGCCTCCAAGTTATCTTGATGAACGATACATTAGCATGCCAAAACGTAGAAAAATTTTGACTGATAAAGTAGATGCTCATTCTGAACAAGATAATTTTTGTAGCAAATCAACAGAAAGATTTAGATGTGGCAACTGCTTGACCATCTACTGTAATTCAGAAGCACTTGAGGCTCACCTTGCACAAAAGAAGTGTCAGACGCTCTTTGGATTCGACTCAGATGATGAAA gTGCCTGA